One part of the Xiphophorus hellerii strain 12219 chromosome 17, Xiphophorus_hellerii-4.1, whole genome shotgun sequence genome encodes these proteins:
- the il17ra1a gene encoding interleukin 17 receptor A1a, with the protein MAAARLTLGWLINMKLVLALLVLLEAMGSSSISIISQQAKLKCSRQDLDCKASYNNCMDSGWLISHQYTPSGPDDLQVAIETRIDKTGKLQPVLQANWTLKDDGSIHFLNATELHVLRMSTNEQRCIRYSFKKRLDMRSPSEEKWLFSSDVLVLNPGEKYYVSVYNIPRPEQGHSNFDISRQIQVPGCDHANMKKTQVCIERGSLWKPNISLVHEPVNGSLAVSFIPSTLCKEYLVLMRCGSITDSTPVLMENQETVNVQFSLHKWPRFCCQFDAEIKPFFPQCGNDCTRQRKTHNICSEKTPQTDPLPPGYLFVPIAVVSICIIVAAVMCVICRKRGKHYVATPPKDGETQQTPLKPQPKVLVIYSQDHHLYREVVLKLCAFLQAKCGTRVLVDLLDSSSVSMVGRLRWLEWQRQQLNNPSDKILVLCSPGVQAKWRAMCGQGQVKLKEDVLCPTDDILIPFLNLFLPDMHQAGMLGKYMVAYFGDISSERDVPSVFDIGIKYNLMKHFEELYFRILDIEKYQPGQVSHIEGIGVDEYSSCASGKALRDAIETFQAYQTENPDWFEKECVLSEEEVICEANQLIEPLQTLPVFEYIPPIRDGLPVYIHNVDIDESCSTVHILTPELNPGQQMSSVTELLPAMNSDCRRLYAPSQVEVLTEVPLYHHSPGPESAYVAEPVFRSQSSVQQNWVSLREPSSVPKSAEDDEASLQHMNKRLYVYSDQVRLAQQNFSDTSSLGCPSSVVQSENIPLPELSLAEPVEMEEDIEPGAKRSSSGSDQGYSSKGSSQHETPLEEDPMKALARLQEELFQISDS; encoded by the exons ATAACTGTATGGACTCTGGGTGGCTGATCAGTCACCAGTACACCCCCAGCGGTCCAGACGACCTGCAAGTTGCTATAGAAACCAGGATAGACAAAACAGGGAAACTGCAGCCTGTCCTTCAGGCTAACTGGACTTTAAAGGATGATG GTAGCATACATTTCCTGAATGCCACTGAGCTTCATGTTCTTCGGATGTCCACTAATGAGCAGCGGTGTATTCGATATTCCTTCAAAAAACGTCTCGACATGAGAAGCCCATCAGAAGAGAAA tggCTGTTCTCCTCTGATGTTCTGGTGCTGAATCCTGGTGAGAAGTATTATGTGTCTGTCTATAACATCCCCAGACCAGAGCAAGGCCACAGCAACTTTGACATCAGCAGACAAATTCAGGTCCCAG gatgtgACCACGCCAACATGAAGAAGACCCAGGTTTGCATAGAGAGAG GAAGTCTGTGGAAACCTAACATCAGCCTGGTTCATGAGCCAGTCAATGGCTCCCTGGCTGTCAGCTTCATCCCCAGCACTCTGTGTAAGGAATACCTTGTTCTAATGAGATGTGGCTCCATCACAGACAGCACCCCTGTGCTCATG GAGAATCAGGAGACAGTGAATGTACAGTTCAGTCTTCACAAATGGCCAAGATTCTGCTGCCAGTTTGATGCTGAG ATTAAACCTTTTTTCCCACAATGTGGCAACGACTGTACACGTCAAAGAAAAACTCATAACATTTGTTCAG AGAAAACACCTCAGACAGATCCGCTTCCCCCTGGGTACTTGTTTGTTCCCATTGCAGTGGTTTCCATCTGTATCATAGTGGCAGCAGTGATGTGTGTCATTTGCAGAAAGCGCG GTAAACATTACGTTGCTACTCCACCAAAGGACGGTGAAACACAGCAGACGCCACTTAAACCACAACCCAAAGTGCTGGTCATCTACTCCCAGGACCACCACCTTTACAGGGAAGTAGTGCTTAAGCTGTGTGCCTTTCTTCAGGCCAAATGTGGCACCAGGGTGCTGGTAGACCTGCTGGACTCCTCCTCAGTGAGCATGGTTGGCCGTCTCCGCTGGCTGGAGTGGCAACGGCAGCAATTAAACAACCCATCCGACAAGATCCTGGTACTGTGCTCACCTGGAGTTCAGGCAAAGTGGAGAGCGATGTGTGGTCAAGGCCAGGTGAAACTGAAGGAAGATGTACTTTGCCCCACAGATGACATCCTCATTCCGTTTCTAAATCTCTTCCTGCCTGACATGCATCAGGCAGGCATGTTGGGCAAGTATATGGTGGCTTACTTTGGGGACATCAGCAGTGAGAGGGATGTGCCTTCAGTTTTTGACATTGGAATCAAATACAACCTGATGAAGCACTTTGAGGAACTCTACTTCCGTATCTTAGACATTGAGAAATATCAGCCAGGTCAGGTCAGCCACATCGAGGGAATCGGTGTGGATGAATATTCCAGCTGTGCTTCTGGTAAAGCCCTTAGAGATGCTATTGAAACCTTCCAAGCCTATCAGACAGAAAATCCGGACTGGTTTGAAAAGGAGTGTGTTCTCAGTGAAGAGGAAGTCATTTGTGAAGCCAACCAGCTCATTGAGCCACTGCAGACCCTTCCTGTCTTTGAGTACATCCCTCCTATCAGAGATGGCCTTCCAGTCTACATTCACAATGTTGACATTGATGAAAGCTGCAGCACTGTTCACATCCTTACACCTGAGTTAAACCCAGGGCAGCAGATGTCTTCAGTGACAGAGCTTTTACCAGCGATGAATTCTGACTGCAGACGTCTGTATGCACCAAGCCAGGTGGAAGTGTTGACAGAAGTCCCACTGTACCACCACAGCCCCGGGCCAGAGTCTGCGTATGTAGCTGAACCTGTTTTCAGGAGCCAGTCTTCTGTCCAACAGAACTGGGTGTCCCTCAGGGAACCATCATCTGTTCCAAAGTCTGCTGAGGATGATGAAGCTTCTTTGCAGCATATGAACAAAAGGCTGTATGTCTATTCAGACCAAGTACGTTTGGCTCAACAGAACTTTTCTGACACAAGTTCTCTTGGATGCCCCAGTTCTGTTGTGCAGAGTGAGAATATTCCCTTACCTGAACTGAGCCTGGCTGAGCCTGTGGAGATGGAGGAGGATATTGAGCCAGGTGCAAAACGTTCCAGCAGTGGATCTGACCAGGGCTACAGCTCCAAAGGATCATCCCAACATGAAACCCCTTTAGAAGAGGATCCAATGAAGGCTTTAGCCAGACTGCAGGAGGAGCTGTTTCAGATTTCTGACAGCTGA